The sequence GCGATATGTACATGTGTGGACGCGTATGTGAATTTACTCTGGCGCGTGCGAATATGCTTTTGAATAAGACCGATATCACGCAGTACAATCGGCTGTCACGCGACATATAtgcttattcattttaatataagCTCATATACTAATAAGACAACAGACTATTTAGATATATCGTCGTAGACTTTACTGTACTGAGCTCTGCATGCGCACTAATACCTGATACATATTCCCCGGAGATATCTAATCACTCGTACTGACCCATTCTATTGCGTGCTTGTGTCGTTAAAGATGCGATCAATGCAActgtacattaaaaatatatttttattattttaaaaaacttttaatattcaagtatgaaaaatttgtttaattcactGTCCAGCTCActgaggtttttttttttttaactttaccaactcagatttaaaattgtattttatgtTTCGCTTGAACTTACTTTAATACGctgaaagtttttaattatttaaatgtatagtttttaaaatatttaactttgataCTGTTGaggtttttattattcttcagAGAAATAATTTAAGCGAACTTTAGGTGGTAAATATGGAAATACTTTTCTATTcgagcataaaatttttatatcgacTTAAGtggatttaattatcataattgctgataaataattgtacattgtaactttttttgaatttatttttgagttgacATGCAAGGACTTGCTATTTATTGgtcacaaataaaatttaaaaagtaatacaGTAGTTTTAGTTGTtggaaaagttttttaaaaataaaaataaagttcgCGGTGAATTGGACAAAAACCCTCCTATTGAGTTTATCTTTTCAACAATTGTATTGAAACCCATAACGTAACGTTACGTCGATATTGCATTGTAACTGTGGATGCCAATAGAACGGATagagaaattttcaaactgcTGCGAGCTTCTGcatataaattatgttataATGACCACCATTGTTTGTTTAAATAGATTGATTAATcttattgttatataaatgATCGACCagcaatttatatatatattctatatatttttgaatatttatcagctgcaattaattttaacaaatcattctaattaaattataaattcattattcaggtcataatttattataaaaatatgatactaaGAGTAGCtgacattgtttttttttttcaaatgaataaaatatttacagaaaaatttttcaaaagttgcATATCAAAAACtgtgattttgaaatttgtagacaattacaaattttcggatttttttttagatcaattacaaaaaaaaaaaaacgaaaaatatgcacatgtagaaaattttaaaaactagagccgcaattttttgaaatattttttttttaatttgtcgttttgaaaaaaaaagtcaaaactaagAATTTTTCGCGcgggttcaaaaaattttattttacttctgagtgtaaatgtagcggatatgaaaattgaaaaattttctgatactttagtatcatatatatgtagtattgttaataaaaaatatatgttaggATTaggtgtaataataattaatataagaagTCGCCGGAGTGCAACTGTTTGCAGCAACCCTGGAATTATTTGATGCAACAAATAAGTTGTCATGCCAGTTCAATCTGTACaaggtttaaaaaatacatgagcTGGTGGTATGACTTGTGTTGGATAAAGAGTGGTATTGAGTAGTGAAAGTTAAAATTAGGTGAATAAGTTTGTAAGTAAGGGAGTCGTGGGTATAGAAGTGGAAACTGTTTTTATGGTGGGATTTTTATTCCCATTACTCGGATTGGACTTAAGATCGCTAAAGTACAACTTTTATTTCACAGTTGACCACTTGCTAAAGTACTTTTACGAGGACTGTTGGCTATTTGTCTTGCGATTCTTGAAGACAAATAACTTTAAAaggtattttaatatttacttaatccgcaatataaattaattgtataaatatttttaattgtctgatATTTTTCCGCTCCGAAATTTAAGTTTTCTAGGAgcgtaatttaaaatgtatataaatatataattacatattttttaattttattctaataataaataaaattcaaatttaaatctattgaGTATTTAAGGTcgagttaattatttatatttaaattttgaatcttaGCGCCGGGTAGACTTGGGGTTCATGATTTGCAATgcgatttaataaattaatttattacaggttacaggtaaatttaaaaaaaaaaagcttacgataaaattaaataggaACGAAATGACTCAACACGTCACAATTTCCCTGGTGGTCAGCGTTATTGTTGGACTATTAGCACTTACCTCTGTAAACGGATTTCCCGATGGAGCACCGGTCGATGTATGTGTTAAAGAACGACCGAATCAACCGTATCATGGTCAGGTTCGCGCACAACCCGCAAATACCAATCCTTATCAGATTATCGCATCGTCAAAAAGTTATGGACCTGGAAAACAGATTagcggtaaatttaattttcatttaaataattaatttattttaaatctccCGGGGAAAATCAAAACTTATTTGATTTATGAAAATCGTAATTTGCATTTCAATTTGGATTCGACCCGCGTAGATTTCAATTTATCAttacatacatttttgtagatttgtattataaatcaatgggtcatttttaaaaattatagatcatacttttatcagaaaactgaaatttaaaaagggcaaattataacttttagtaaaaacccttaaatttctttttgaaaCCAGTTTTTCCATTTTCAggtgacataaaaatttttctttatattttttacgaataCCCGAATTTGagtagatttaattaaatctcataaaagattaaatttattttcccgaggtaatttttatgaaattaaaaaataattataaaattttagtaagcATCAGAGGTGACACATTCAAAGGTTTCTTCATACAAGCAAGAGATTCTCGTACTCATGCATGGATAGGAAGTTTTGCAACAACACCCAACACTAAAGTTTTCGACGAATGTAGCGCAGTAACTCATGCAGATCCAAAAGATAAGCAAGAAGCGACATTAATTTGGAATTCTCCACCTAAGGGACAGGGTCAAGTTTATTTCACGTGAGTGCCATTACCTTAactagacaaaaaaaaaaaactaataacaaTAACCACTAATTAAATgactaataataacaatgattacaattaattacaatcCATTAGCAAACtggtgataaatttatataacaaatcacataataaatctttcatctttttgtaatttaaataagtggataaatattattatacatactATTAATTAGCATAACTTGCtggtttataatgataattataaataaaataattgtcaatgAATTAATGTTACGATAAATGTCAAGAGAACTTTGAACCCACGGGATGACGCAACtgaaattcattattattattaaccaaCTTTGTAAGGTGAATGTATCAATGCTTGTCAATGGTGATTGATTTCGAGGCTTTTTGAAATATACTAGATATATATGCTCTCATTAGCAAAccggttttttaaaattatacaacTACTTGTCTTTAAGCCCAAATATTACCGTCTGCGTTGAGTCTTCTTCACTCATTGACCCACATCACTATTTTTAATtcggtaattaattatatgaaaggttttaattaaatatttatatattctttcAGTGGAAGTGTCTTGAAAAATTACTCGACTTTCTGGGCAGACTTGATTTCTCAATAGAGTTACTGAGGAAATGTGGTGAGTTTTATgctcaaatataaatataatatatatataatttatacatatgataattaaaataaattaaataataattacagatGTCAATAaggattttttaatgaaattattataaattatttcgtcATCAAAGCAGTAAAAGTTGCtcgtttataaataaacggaTAAGATATTCTTAAGATTAATTATACAgctataagtttatatatattttttaattgcgcTCACGTTTATTGagtttgttgtaaaaaaaataaaatgtatctATGAtgtaaatgttaaataaattgaaggcTCAAAGTGTAAGCAAGAGATCAATTGTTGAAAGAAAGGGAAAAATGGGCGTAATGTAAGAGGCTGGTAAAGAGAGTAAGTCTTAGGCTGGTACGTGATCTCTTCCCTTATTCGAAGCTCGTAAATGGTGGATTTCCTTAATGGATCTTACGGCGTTTTCCACTATATAAAGTTTTATCCGAGTCGAATGTAACGAGCTGAGTTGAGTGATAGAGAGGAAGGAAAATTACATAAAGCGACAGCACGCTGGTAAAAGTGGGCCACCACGACGCAATGcgatacataataataataataaatgtgcTCGCGTGTaagtgtataaatattttcccaAGTCAATTAAATCCTAATGCTACACaggataaatattattatgagcTAACGTAATAAAATCCTGTCGCGATtgacattgatttttttactatacaaagatataaataatgttagtctttcatatttttttttattgcttattctgtttattttattaatatgagACTTTAatggttaatttatttatttattattttttaaaattgaagttGATTGAAGATATTACAGTGGATCGATATAAAGAGATGAAAATAGAAAGATGACGCTTTAGcgctttttcaatttcatattctcatcttatatttttaaaaaacttttcaattatttattacaactttgttaataaattttaccttcaCTTTTATAACAACAAGTACGAGATATTATGcctgggtaaaaaaaaagtatctcactgaatttatttacttcttcCTTGATTTTTTCCGCTTTTGTAATTAATCACATCTGCCATCGTgatagatgaaaaaaatataaaataaaatactacgCAGTCTACGCGTTGGAAAAACTTTTTACCCCAACAGCGAAAGCACAATTCAAATGcattaattttctatagatGAATAATTCatagattattaaaattacatttgtttgtgatttattttaaatgataattagagaaaaaataataaataacaaatgtctagattaattttgtttttgctgTTGAATGAGATATCGAAAGATTTTATTAAGAGATAAATTTGAAGGATGAGGCAGATACCAGATGCCAGATTCACTGGAAATTAAATGCACTCTATGTTTTAAAGCCCGACAAATTACTCaagaatattataaaagtgttgatatatatataaatatataaatatgatgacAAGTTATCTTAAAGGTTGAGAGTTTTTTTAGCATAGACAAGATCGTTCATGaggaaaattatatatatataagtataaaacGTAATTGTGacatgggaaaaaatttacataaacataaaattttaatgtgatagtatagaaatatatatacatatatataggatATATATGAGGGTGAATGTGCGGCAAGTGCGTGTACTGATACTAAAGAAACACATATAGAGTGAATAGAACGAAATAACAGGGGTAAGTGAAGGCAGGAAAGGTTCGTGGAGTTTTCTCGGGGGTCGCGCCGGCGCCTTCTAGTCGCGACGTTCAGCCGCTGCACTGTATCCTCCTCGTCGCCGCTGCTCGTCGACCGTGACGCGTTCACGGAACCCGCAGTCGTGGTGACAAAGCCCATGAAGAAGGACAATTAACTtgacgaaatatttttttactccgaTAACATCATCGCTggttgatattttaaatatattgacCTGAGTGAAAGTTTGTGAGTGAGGTAAGTGGCAGGGTGTCGAAAGGATCAGCCAGGGGATATTGTTATATACATATCTGtatttatatctgtatatatttacataataaCAAAGGAGGAAGTGTGATCGATGAGAAGCGCGGTCGTGAATTCGGTTCACGAGTATGTAATATGATAAGACGTGACACGACGGGCCTGAGTGTCCGGGTTCGGTTGAAGAGATGTTGGAGTGGTTGGCGCAATCTGGAGGCACTCGGTTGATCTGTCTTATCATTGTCTCATGGGTTCTCCTGGGACACCAGGTCCAAGGGGGCCCCGACCCCCCGGAGTTTACTACTCGCGAAggtaataaatcaaatttattatttattattcactttATTTGTtgtcattattactattattgtcattaactTAACGATGCTAATTGCACCCAAGTACCATTAACTGACTGATGAATTGATTAATCGAGAATAGAGGTAATTTTATTAGCTAATTGAGAATCCAATTATCAGGTGACAGAAGAGCACTTggcaaaagtttttttataactttatagagagaataaatttattgatgagGAAAAGCGGAAGTGGAaactgttaatttaattacaggaTTAAGTGATATACGTGGGTCGAGTGGCTAGTTGGTTAATTGGAGTATATATTAGTTTTGCAGAGAAGAggaaagataaaattaatcaagccAAGTTTGTAAAGGCTAAACATaaaggaataaataaaatttaaaataaaaatgttgaccTATGAAATGGCTGGCTGCCAAAAACTATTATCAACATTTGCTATCGACTGATGCAGAGGAATGTTAAGCTCGAGTAAGAAATTTAAGTCGGGTGAGAAATAATCTAGCTGCTACTGCTAACAAAAAGCAGCAGGTTGCGATAATATTGTATGAGATGACGTGGTGTTTTCTTTTTACACTGCACTCGTGGGAGTGATGCAATCACACGGCAAGTGCcactaaaactttttttgatttactacaaatatttttctattccgGCCGATACTGCCAttgaagtttaaataaaaagtatacctgggtctatatattttatatattgttgaATTCTAGATATTCCATATCCTCACACCCATATATCGCGTGCCCACTCATCATTTGTCTTGTACTAttcgatcatttttttgttttatcttcaaatacttttaccaatctttatatattttcaatctCATTTCCATTGTTCCTGTAACCTTTGGCTTTAACTGAAATAGCTATAGCTTAAAATATTACAGCCaagataaatatcaaatatttaagtaaaaaaaaagtcgaaatTCAAATCCAAATACGCCAAGGTGTTGAATCTCTCCTCGAGTTAGTATGGACAGTTTGCTTTTAACTAAAAACTAGTACACCCGTGTACGTGCAGCAGCGATTCAGTAATTGTGTACTGCAGGTAAGAGGATTTAAGTGTCGTTGTGTGTTTCCATACAGTATAATACCTGTGTGGTCGATAACAGCTTGGGTTGACGTTCGCAGCTCCGACGGATATTTGAATAGCCACAGGAATAATATATCGATGGACTTTAAATTGCGTCGTAATCCACGGACAAACTtatcatatacatacatacatacatatatatctatacccgtataatacataaaataaacaaagaaaCATATCAACCCAGTTATCAAGTTATCATACCGCATATAGTTACAGAACAATCAAGCGGAGCTCCAAGGCGcgaatcaatttttgaaactacttttttttacccatACTACAAACCCTTTAAAGTAAACCCGAAAAGACAAATATTACTGCTGGCATCATCTTACTTTTTGTAATATCAGTTTAACTCCTGGGTATTTCTTTCCAGCATAAATTTACTTCAGTAAATGCAAATTACTTGTGAAATATATCTGCTTAagtaaataacattaaatctgtagtgtttatttttgtaagataaaaaagttatttattttttattttccttagGAAATATAATTcgcattttaattaattttataaattgctgaaataataaattttatagaaataaaaaaaaaaaagtatggcGAGCCGTGAGTAGTAGCGGGCAATATTTCATCAGGCTCTGGTTTCAGTAGAGCATGTATCTGACCAGGTCAGGCAATTATTGGTCAACAAAGATGTACGGAATTAACTCCTGAAGCATGTTCAcgttcatatatgtatatatgtatatatgtgtgtatatacatacatggACGGTATGATGCTTTGTCTAACCagtgtattaataatttacaaaaacgGTTACACGTAAAGTTACTTTAACAACTTGTTTTTGTGTTGAAGCTCttagaataatatttacaaaaaagaaaaaaaatttttcattttaattgcgAGTTTAAGTCAAACATTATAATAACTTACGGGATAATCGTGACGGCAAGTTAACTGCAGCGTTTCGTGTTTTAGTTTAATCCAAACTATactttaagaatttaaaacagAGGTTTTTTTGTAACTCATGATCCATTGTTAACTTGTGCCGTCTACTGTTAAGTAGAGAAGACctaaaacgaaataaaaatataaataaagctTAAAGTTTTTTGTTGCTAATGGAtgtttgagatttttttatgtaaaacaACAATCGCGATGTAAAACAGCATGAAATTACTTAGTGATACATCATTTTATATATcctttgtatattttttaaaactttcaagGTTTCGTGAGTAGCAAATGCGCGCGACTTTATAAGCGAGAAAGAAAAAGACCAAGAGAGAAAGTTTGATTACTCGACTTTACTGCGGTCTGCATTGCGGATATGTCTTTCGGGTTTACTCATTGTGTCTAATTTTCACTATCATGTGCACTGGCTAATAAATCTCttatcacaataataataatttatcattagcAACTTTTCGGCTGACTGCGGCCTTTGGACCTGAAaagttaaagtttaaattctaTGCAGATTAAATTTCATTGGATATATCAAGagattaaatgataaataaacagCTCACCTTTCGTTCATTGACtggaatattaaatatataatatgactgtacagtatatatatctatatataaagtaaCTAGAGCTCTAAAATGCggctttgattattttaataaaaccatGTCATCACGACGCCATATATCCTTtcattacatatatttgtatatatatgtgactaATTCAATGaatgtaaattattcaaacgAAACGATatgcgtttttttttctttcctaaACTCGGACACttatgattttataactttgaaacttgatttaaagttataaaataataaaacttttctaCGCCGccctatattatttttttttaactcgcgatataaattttatatatatgtttttaaatattataatttttttttatctcgtcGAAAGCTCTGTagtatttttatcatgaatagtaaaaaaaaaaaaaaaaaaaaaaagtttgaaaactatttttacatttaatgtaaatgtcattgaaataaaaatctaagaaattattttaaaatatttaattgattgtaaagtaattgaataacttttaagatgaaaaaaagtaattcaagttttttcaGCAAATGctagatataaataaaattgaatgacatttttatgtgaaaaaataaatttgttccTTTATATTTTGGTTTTATGTCGCGGGGAATAAAGACACCGGAGTCTAGTGAAACAGCTCGATAACTCACCCGGCAGTTGTAGAATAGACACTCaatatgttttctttttttttttacttacatgCATGTACTATATACATTATCTAATATAAAAGTTGAGCTTAGTTTCAGAAGTAAGGAAACGTgacttttataaactaaaataaaatcctgcGGGTATTTAGGAAAGTCTCCAAGGACTCATGTCGCATGTTCGCTCAGATTAAATAGGTCGTCAATTAAATGACGATGGGAATTGACTAAGCTTAGAACGTTAACTCACAACACactcatatattatttatatatatatatatactaagtATGAGTcatctgtaatttaaaaaggtattttatggaaatataCACGCggcatattattttttcttcttaaaaatacctttcttaataaaaatttatgtaaaactACTGTGTAtactttacatatttatttagtatgaTGTTTTCCATATTCATATTTATCCTCTGAAATattcgaaattaattttttagtttaatgtTCAGTAAagagtttgttattatttttattagtataattggagaaaaaaatacagcatgcatatatttatatatttatgtatataaatatgatatgaGATAAAAAAGGTGATGATgttatttactttacttaaacaagagtttaaaagaaaaagttattaaaaagatGTTTTGTTATTTCGCTAATGAGCGGATGAATTGGGAATGAATATAACCGAGTTTTATGAATGTGAATGACGTAGATAAAAgggaagagaaaaaatataatgaaagaGAGACTGagatataacttttttacgTTGTTTTTCCCATAGTGCCAAATAATCAACAGAAAAGGAAGTAAACTAAAAGATAGAGGgtggatagaaaaaaaaaaagaagaaaatatacGAGAAGTGAGCATTGTCACAAGAGACTATTTTTACCACTGAGACTCTGCTATTAACGAACCTATTCACCGATGGCTATGTGACTTTGtcatatagatatacatttactttatttatcttGACTTTACCACTATCTGTAGATATTATCTATAAATTCGCTGACGTAGTGGCATGTATGTGGgcatgtataaataaatgtatgagtACATGTCTGCAGAATATCGATACAAAAGATAACAATTTAAGGTCTTTAAAAGCGTATCTCGAAGCTCCAGACGATTGAAACTCATCTGTGAAGTTTAATATTCAGGCTTTGAGGTTTTCCCGACCGCCGAGTGGAGGCTGTAAGGCAACTTGATTGCATTGATGTACGATGGGATAACGTTAGCGTTTGAGAAACTGTAGGATTTGCGGTGGCAATGCCGTGGGAGCAGCTCCAGGTGAATGAAGACAAGagcaaaaaaactaaaaagtaCATGAGCTGAGCCTCTGACGCGCGGGTGAACCAGAAGCATGGGCATGGGCAAGAGAAAGAGATGCCGCTGGCAACTTGCCAGGGTAGAATGACccacttttttatttccagATTAACCCATGACATTGCTATTCTGCTAGGACTTTTATTGCTTCATTGTTACAATGATgtggatgatgatgatgatgaagatgcGTGGGTGCATACAACAATCGTTGAGATGACTGTGgtattgttgtttttttttcgtaataagTGACTCGGGTTAGAATTAGTCTCAACAGATTCGAGGCGCAAATGAGCCGAAAGGTCTTCCAGTGGTTGAACAACCATTTGTCCATTTTGTCGATGCTCACAATCAGTTACGAATTTATCGAGCGTTATCTGACGAGCGGTGCTTTCTGTTACAGCAGCGATGCGCCGAGAAGTGAAGATAATTCGGGAGTTCATGCCTGGGTAATTTCGACAATTCAATCTGATGCAATTGttgt comes from Microplitis demolitor isolate Queensland-Clemson2020A chromosome 8, iyMicDemo2.1a, whole genome shotgun sequence and encodes:
- the LOC103572324 gene encoding putative defense protein 3, whose product is MTQHVTISLVVSVIVGLLALTSVNGFPDGAPVDVCVKERPNQPYHGQVRAQPANTNPYQIIASSKSYGPGKQISVSIRGDTFKGFFIQARDSRTHAWIGSFATTPNTKVFDECSAVTHADPKDKQEATLIWNSPPKGQGQVYFTGSVLKNYSTFWADLISQ